The following are encoded together in the Ovis aries strain OAR_USU_Benz2616 breed Rambouillet chromosome X, ARS-UI_Ramb_v3.0, whole genome shotgun sequence genome:
- the LOC101121319 gene encoding uncharacterized protein CXorf66 homolog codes for MNLFIYVLLLSIWTNSCLYRNESNGSATAVATPVESRQRRIKAVQQWLLIFLTVILIICFILRCYCFIHYSCVDMDASKAATVKKEDRTKASTSYKISFTESKSPTAGPGNPEKQPLLSSIDKSSGPSSPQKASVPSSTEKLVRPSSQQNPSKPSDPKKVLGSMPQEKLHRTRSPKKAHRWAHAHKLVDQVSPAYPKKAIKPTWPSSLQCPVKPIKMSPPYPKSQSVPKQSSIAKLTKLQRYLKLKRPTSEGRAEILSRPQPVKFCQCYKEKCIVCNAVSEPFITPSEENMKYVPVPLSSCKLKCFYKSSYKTEPKDNALYGNMNDSQLSTYSSDSESDREMIIMRNIKCKEATYKTS; via the exons ATGAATCTCTTCATTTATGTTCTCCTTTTATCAATTTGGACAAATAGTTGTTTATATAGAAACGAAAGCAATGGATCTGCTACTGCAG TAGCTACACCAGTTGAATCCAGGCAGAGAAGAATCAAAGCAGTACAGCAATGGCTACTCATTTTCTTAACTGTTATCCTCATCATCTGCTTTATTTTAAGATGTTATTGTTTCATTCACTACAGTTGTGTGGACATGGATGCCTCTAAAGCAGCAAC GGTCAAGAAAGAAGACAGAACCAAAGCATCCACATCATATAAAATATCATTCACTGAGTCCAAGTCACCAACTGCTGGTCCAGGCAATCCAGAGAAACAACCATTGCTATCTAGTATAGATAAGTCATCTGGGCCCTCAAGTCCACAAAAAGCCTCTGTACCTTCAAGTACAGAAAAGTTAGTCAGGCCCTCGAGTCAACAAAACCCATCCAAACCATCAGATCCCAAAAAAGTGTTAGGATCAATGCCTCAGGAAAAGTTGCATAGAACACGCAGTCCAAAAAAGGCACATAGGTGGGCTCATGCCCATAAGCTAGTCGATCAGGTCAGTCCAGCCTATCCAAAGAAAGCCATCAAACCAACTTGGCCATCAAGTCTACAATGTCCGGTCAAGCCAATCAAAATGTCTCCACCTTATCCAAAGAGTCAAAGTGTTCCTAAGCAATCAAGTATAGCAAAACTGACCAAACTCCAGAGATATCTTAAACTAAAAAGACCAACTAGTGAAGGTAGGGCAGAAATATTATCTAGGCCTCAACCAGTGAAGTTTTGTCAATGCTACAAGGAAAAATGCATTGTTTGCAATGCTGTTTCTGAGCCATTCATCACTCCTTCAGAAGAGAATATGAAGTATGTTCCAGTTCCACTTTCTTCATGCAAACTGAAGTGCTTTTACAAGTCATCTTACAAGACAGAGCCCAAAGACAATGCACTGTATGGCAACATGAATGATAGCCAATTGTCAACATACAGCAGTGATAGTGAGAGTGACAGGGAGATGATTATTATGCGCAATATAAAATGCAAGGAAGCCACCTATAAAACCTCCTAA